The DNA window ATGCGCGTCCACCTCGACGACTGGGCGGCGGGCCGGCCCGATGCGGGGGCCTACACCGCGGCCGTCGAGCGCTCGCGCGGCCTCTACGCCGGCCTGGTGCATGTCGACCGCTCCCGTGTGGCGATCGGCTCCCAGACCTCCGTCTTCGCGGCGCTCGTCGCGGCCTCCCTCCCCGACGACGCCGAGGTGCTGTGCGCCGAGGGCGACTTCTCGTCGCTCGTCGTGCCGTTCGTGCGGGCGGGGCGCGGGATCACGGTGCGGACGGCTCCTCTGGCCGACCTGGCGGCGTCCGTGCGCGCGGACACCGCCCTGGTCGCCTTCTCCCTCGTGCAGTCCGCGACCGGCGACGTGGCCGATGCCGACGCGATCGTGCGGGCCGCGGCAGCCGTCGGCGCACCGACCTTCTGCGACGTCACGCAGGCCGTCGGATGGATGCCGGTGGATGCGGGGATGTTCGACATGACCGTGTGCCACGCCTACAAGTGGCTCTGCGCCCCGCGCGGCGTCGCCTTCTTCACCGCGTCGCCGCAGGTGGTGGACTCCACCCGGCCGATCTTCGCCGGCTGGTACGCCGGCGCCGATCCGTGGACCTCCTGCTACGGCGGCGACATCGAGCTGGCGCCGGACGCGCGCCGTTTCGACGTCTCGCCCGCATGGCAGGCCTTCCTCGGAGCCGAGCCCGCACTGGCGCTGTTCGCCTCGCTCGACGCGCAGGCCGTCCTCGCGCACACGACCGGCCTCGCGGAGCGCTTCCGCCGAGGGCGGGGCATGGATGCTGCAGCCCGTCCGTCCGCCATCGTGACGTGGACGGATCCGACCGGCTGCGACCTCGCGCGCCTGGCCGGCGCCGGCATCACGGCGTCGGGGCGGGCGGGTCGCGCGCGCGTCGCCTTCCACGTGTTCAACGACGCCGACGACGTCGACCGGGCGCTGCGGGCCCT is part of the Microbacterium lemovicicum genome and encodes:
- a CDS encoding aminotransferase class V-fold PLP-dependent enzyme, coding for MPPAPVADVVLDVGRAAFSGGRDYLAACTLGLPPTTAVEEMRVHLDDWAAGRPDAGAYTAAVERSRGLYAGLVHVDRSRVAIGSQTSVFAALVAASLPDDAEVLCAEGDFSSLVVPFVRAGRGITVRTAPLADLAASVRADTALVAFSLVQSATGDVADADAIVRAAAAVGAPTFCDVTQAVGWMPVDAGMFDMTVCHAYKWLCAPRGVAFFTASPQVVDSTRPIFAGWYAGADPWTSCYGGDIELAPDARRFDVSPAWQAFLGAEPALALFASLDAQAVLAHTTGLAERFRRGRGMDAAARPSAIVTWTDPTGCDLARLAGAGITASGRAGRARVAFHVFNDADDVDRALRALGV